From a region of the Leishmania donovani BPK282A1 complete genome, chromosome 24 genome:
- a CDS encoding DNA helicase, putative — protein MNCLCDHPARYLISRDGKPCYTCALGRCRFYALAPVQCEGYTRVTLGAPGCPLADTGVVLRFEALVHPTSKDVACFMIRVQGEASRWDTLRLAVLQDSQFEGMWYTAGRAFLYPMAQYTRLVAALKARSLPHVAFEEIPSFYFRCVERMRQLPRQYADDVAAGRACLPDAEDCVYRRLKPFQRDGVRFVLERHGRAMIADDMGLGKTVQAIAVAHHYRDEWPVLVVCPMSLMENWAKEFNKFCGIPFARIAILQGAKATATSLQAVAIVSYSSLKCVEDAHFNVVILDESHYIKAGAAKRAQQSLKLCRASRRVILLSGTPAMSRPIELYAQLQAIQPSLVPSKAQFGARYCNSFVGRFGIDMTGHAHPDELHSLLRHFLIRRTKRELGSELPSKSRQLLYMYITEKEKKALEKQIIALRRSLSSTSAAASSSTSSLVDNGGGDSAARAPNVFEMKMATARAKIPAVQDYVSGIVEQHLDSGEKLILFAHHQCMMEALRSAVEAVRPRQPIDYIYISGDTPPAQREPAAEHFRTEATCTVAILSMQSSGIGHNFTCASTVVFTELDWNPSTHLQCEDRVHRIGQAQPCHIKYLLAEGTSDSVIWPLLQTKLSVTAAMFETSNVTGAEVRLHDGADKQNVVRRDVVAATTSSTPSASQQSTLDQFMQPQPSQAASRRGEEVDGVVVSMQESPRVSVHSQSSTGHAALASLERDAPPLLLTPANLTQQQRQPLTLIGTPISAFCGSTSGSGVATASATATTAPTTPPPPPLIPFSEMCDNFVGTSAPQLSNSSASRLPRLSASSGIGTTHPTALSSSLSTMVPGPAPKSANTTSVLDLMRRTSSTKSGAGSSAAEPSHSARAAAVSLVVDLTETASTQPVAMQPLSSMVSPPAPMRSLPSSSDVSLPTMDITASAGAVAPPRRTVFTLSKTGTQAFMNTAAASTLTSSCSGSRALCPAAPPALPVAPKTAAVHVPMRPDLHLKRPRTDTEHGSGGSTSKRVNTTSGDANALAATAVARVEVSCAAGPAAAATLAPLPPPTTRSVQTQPVMVHPIMLAVSSSSSSEPSQASSAPSPVATTPRRTLFKLVGKASGAPSSPMPAKPQ, from the coding sequence ATGAACTGCCTGTGCGACCACCCCGCGCGCTACCTCATCAGCCGTGATGGCAAGCCGTGCTACACCTGCGCACtcgggcgctgccgcttctaCGCGCTGGCCCCAGTGCAGTGCGAGGGGTACACCCGCGTCACGCTGGGTGCCCCGGGATGCCCTCTAGCCGACACTGGCGTTGTGCTGCGCTTTGAGGCTCTGGTACACCCGACAAGCAAGGACGTCGCGTGCTTCATGATTCGCGTGCAGGGGGAAGCGTCGAGGTGGGACACGCTTCGCCTTGCAGTTCTGCAGGATTCTCAGTTTGAGGGCATGTGGTACACCGCCGGGCGGGCTTTCCTGTACCCCATGGCGCAGTACActcgcctcgtcgccgccctcaAGGCCCGTTCACTGCCGCACGTGGCGTTCGAGGAGATCCCTAGCTTCTACTTTCGCTGCGTGGAGCGGATGCGGCAACTTCCACGGCAGTACGCGGATGACGTGGCCGCTGGGCGAGCCTGCCTACCGGACGCAGAGGACTGTGTGTACCGGCGCCTGAAACCGTTCCAGCGGGATGGTGTGCGCTTCGTTCTGgagcgccacggccgcgCCATGATTGCCGATGACATGGGACTCGGCAAGACGGTGCAagccatcgccgtcgctcATCACTACCGGGACGAGTGGCCGGTGCTGGTCGTGTGCCCCATGTCGCTCATGGAGAACTGGGCGAAGGAGTTCAACAAGTTCTGCGGTATCCCGTTCGCACGCATCGCCATCCTGCAAGGTGCCAAGGCAACGGCGACGAGCCTGCAGGCCGTCGCGATCGTCTCCTACAGCTCCCTGAAGTGTGTCGAGGACGCCCACTTCAACGTGGTCATCCTCGACGAGTCGCACTACATCAAAGCCGGGGCGGCaaagcgcgcgcagcagtcACTCAAGCTCTGCCGCGCGAGCCGCCGTGTCATCCTCCTGTCAGGCACGCCAGCCATGTCACGCCCCATCGAGCTgtacgcgcagctgcaggccatCCAGCCAAGCCTAGTGCCGAGCAAGGCCCAGTTCGGTGCGCGGTATTGCAACTCCTTTGTCGGCCGCTTCGGCATCGACATGACCGGTCACGCCCATCCCGATGAGCTGCACagcctgctgcgccacttCCTGATTCGCCGCACAAAGCGCGAGCTCGGCAGTGAGCTGCCCTCCAAGTCTCGCCAACTGCTCTACATGTACATCacggagaaggaaaagaaggcgctggagaagcAGATCATCGCGTTGCGCCGTAGCCTTAGCTcgacgtcagcagcagcctccaGCTCGACTTCTTCTCTCGTGGACAATGGCGGGGGCGACTCGGCTGCGCGGGCACCAAACGTATTCGAGATGAAGATGGCCACCGCACGTGCCAAGATACCCGCGGTGCAGGATTACGTCAGCGGTATTGTGGAGCAGCACCTCGATTCAGGTGAGAAGCTCATCCTGTTCGCACATCACCAGTGCATGATGGAGGCGCTCCGGAGCGCggtcgaggcggtgcggccgcgccAGCCCATCGACTACATCTACATCTCCGGCGACACGCCACCGGCGCAACGTGAGCCAGCTGCGGAGCACTTTCGAACAGAAGCGACATGCACGGTCGCTATCCTTTCCATGCAGTCCAGCGGCATTGGTCACAACTTCACGTGTGCGTCCACGGTAGTCTTCACTGAGCTGGATTGGAACCCCAGCACCCACTTGCAGTGCGAGGATCGCGTGCACCGTATCGGCCAGGCGCAGCCGTGCCACATTAAGTACCTACTGGCCGAGGGCACCTCCGACAGTGTCATCTGGCCGCTGCTACAGACGAAGCTGAGCGTGACCGCGGCCATGTTCGAGACGTCGAACGTGACTGGGGCGGAGGTACGcctgcacgacggcgccgacaaGCAGAACGTGGTCAGGCGCGACGTGGTGGCCGCGACAACCTCGTCGACCCCGTCCGCATCGCAGCAGAGCACGCTGGACCAGTTtatgcagccgcagccgtcgcaagcagcgtcgaggaggggcgaggaaGTCGACGGCGTCGTTGTATCAATGCAGGAGTCGCCGCGAGTCAGCGTTCATTCACAGTCGTCGACCGGGCACGCGGCACTTGCATCGctggagagagacgcgccgCCACTCTTACTGACACCGGCAAACCTcacccagcagcagcgacagccgcTGACCCTCATCGGCACCCCCATCTCCGCCTTCTGCGGGAgcacgagcggcagcggcgtcgccaccgcatcggctaccgcgacgacggcaccgacaaccccgccgccgccgccgctgattCCGTTCTCTGAGATGTGCGACAACTTCGTGGGGACCTCTGCGCCGCAGTTGAGCAACTCCTCGGCATCGCGTCTGCCGCGCCTCTCTGCCAGCAGTGGCATCGGCACGACACACCCAACCGCGctgtcctcgtcgctgtctaCAATGGTGCCTGGCCCCGCACCGAAGAGTGCCAATACCACATCTGTGCTCGACCTCATGCGCCGCACGTCGTCCACAAAGTCGGGGGCCGGGTCATCTGCAGCGGAACCGTCCCAttcagcgcgcgctgctgctgtttcctTGGTCGTGGACCTCACTGAGACGGCCTCAACTCAGCCGGTAGCCATGCAGCCACTGTCATCGATGGTGTCGCCTCCCGCGCCAATGCGATCGCTCCCGTCGTCATCGGACGTCTCGCTCCCAACGATGGACATTACCGCCTCAGCCGGTGCCGTGGCCCCACCACGTCGCACTGTCTTCACCTTATCCAAAACGGGCACTCAGGCCTTCATGAAcacagcggctgcgtcgacgctgacgagcagctgctcagGCAGCCGCGCTCTTTGccctgcggcaccgccggcattGCCAGTGGCGCCGAagaccgccgccgtgcacgtGCCGATGCGACCCGATTTGCACTTGAAGCGGCCACGCACTGATACcgagcacggcagcggcggcagtacCAGCAAGCGCGTCAACACCACCAGTGGCGATGCGAACGCCCTTGCGGCAACAGCCGTTGCACGAGTAGAGGTGAGCTGTGCAGCAGggccagccgctgctgcgactctTGCACCCCTTCCGCCCCCAACCACTCGGTCCGTGCAAACGCAGCCGGTGATGGTGCACCCTATCATGCTAGctgtgtcgtcgtcgtcatcctccGAGCCGTCGCAAGCTTCCTCGGCGCCATCTCCTGTCGCCACCA